The Candidatus Deferrimicrobiaceae bacterium genomic sequence CTTTCAGCTCACGCAGGAAAAGCTGGCGGACATGGTCACGGCGATCACCGCGGCGCAGCTTTTATGCCTGAAGCTCGGCCGCTTGAAGGACTCTGGGAGGATGCACCACACGCAGGTCTCGCTCGCCAAGCGAAACAATGTCCGCCGGGCGCTCGAAGTCGCCCGATGCTGCCGCGGGATCCTCGGCGCCAACGGGATCACCGACGAATATCAGGCGATGCGCCACGCCTGCAACCTTGAGTCGGTCGAGACCTACGAGGGCACGTACGAGATCCACACGCTGCTCATCGGGAAGTCTTTGACGGGGATCGACGCGACAAAGTGACCAGGTTGCCGGGCATCCCCTCGACGAAGGCCCGGATTCGATCTCGCGTCTCCCGAAAAGCGGCCAGCACCTCGTCTTCGCTCCCCCGGACCCGGACAGGATCCTCGAACGGGTGGTGGATTCTGACTCCGTGCCCCGGGAAAACCGGGCATTGCGCATCGGCGTAATCGCACAGGGTGATCACGAAGTCGAAGCTTTTCTCGTCGAGATCGTCGACGTGCTTGGAGTATTGATGCGTGATGTCGACCCCGGCCTCCTGCATCACCCGGACGGCCGTCGGGTGGAGGTAGCAAGGCGCCACCCCGGCGGAATGGGCCTCGATGCCGTCGGATTTCAACGCCCTGGCCCACCCTTCCGCCATCTGGCTGCGGCAGGCGTTCGCCGTGCAAAGGAACAGGACCTTCAGGCAGCCTTTCGGGGCAACGACCGGGCGCGCCGGCATCTCGGCCTTGCGCAGCCAGGCGACCGTCGCGCCCCAGCCGCCGGCCTCGGGCGGTGCAACGGTGTACGATTCGACCATCGGATGCCGCGCGAGGAGCGCAGCAATCGCCTGCCGCTGGATGCCCTTCCCCTTGCCGTGGATCAGCCGCACCTGGTGAAATCCTGCTGCGATCGCGGCCTCCAGATACTCCTCGACCACCGACACTACCTCGGAAGGCCTGAACGGGTGCAGATCGATGACGTCCTCGATCGGCATGCGGTGCGGTACGCCATCGTCGATAAATGAATCGTCCATGGCTTTCATCTTACCGTATCCGTCGGCTTCCGGTAAGATATCCTCCATGTCCAGGCGCGTCATCATCGGAACCGCAGGCCACATCGACCACGGAAAGAGCGCGCTTGTCCGCGCCCTGACCGGCGTCGATCCCGACCGCCTCAAGGAAGAGAAAGCGCGTGGGATCACGATCGAACTCGGCTTCGCCCACATGCTGCTCCCGTCGGGGACTCTGGCCGGGATCGTCGACGTGCCGGGGCACGAGCGGTTCGTCCGCACGATGGTCGCCGGGGCGGCGGGCATCGACATCGTCCTTCTCGTTATCGGCGTCGACGAGGGGGTCAAGCCGCAGACGCGGGAGCACCTCGACATCTGCCGCCTTCTCTCGATCCGGCACGGAATCGTCGTCCTCAACAAGCGCGACCGGGTCGACGACGAATGGGCGCAGCTCCAGGAAGAGGAAGTACGCGCTTTCGTGCGGGGCACATTCCTGGAAGATGCACCCGTTCTGCACGTTTCCGCGCTGACGGGTCAGGGCATCCCGGAGCTGGCCGCCGCGATCGACCGGCTTGCCGCCACCATACCCGGAAAAGATCCGCTCCTGCCGTTCCGGTTGCCGATCGACCGCTCCTTCACGATCAAGGGGTTCGGAACCGTCGTGACGGGAACCGTGACCGGCGGATCGATCCGGACCGGGGAAGAGGTGTCCATCCAGCCCGGCGGGCCGACCGCCCGCATCCGGGGATTGCAGGTCCACGGAACGCCGGCCGAGCAGGCCGAGGCCGGGAACCGGGCCGCGGTCAATCTCCAGGGGATCGATCGGGAAAACGCTCCGCGCGGCGCCGTCCTGTGTCGACCGGGCGACTTCCAACCCACCCGTTCGGTCGAGGCGAAGATCGAATATCTGCAACTGGCGGCAAGGCCCATGAAATCCCGCGAACGGGTTACTTTTCACTCCGGGACCGCCTCGACGCCGGGGCGAGTGTTCCTGTATGGCCGAACCGAACTGCCCCCCGGGGAGTCGTCCGTGGCGCGTATTGATTTTTCAGACCCGTTCATACTGATGGGCGGCGATCGTTTCATTTTGCGCGGCTTTGCGCCACTCGAAAACTTCGGATACACGCTCGGCGGCGGCGTGGTGCTCCACCCGCACCCTCCCCGGCGCAGGGGTGCGGGGCGATCGATCCCCCTCGCTCTCAACGGTCTAGGCTCGACGGATTCCACGGAGAGGATTCTAGCGGCGCTCTCCGACGCGAGCCTCGACGGGACCGACGAACGCCGTCTTTGCGCCGTTGCCGGCGTGAGCAACCCTGTTGCCCGGAAAACGTTGGACCGCCTGGTGGCCTCCGGTCAAGTTGTCAGGCTCAAACAAGCGAACGGCTATCGTTTCTGGCATCATGTAGCGGTCCTTGAAATCCGAAGCCTGTTGCTGGAGGCGCTCTCGGGGCTCCACGAACGCTTCCCGGAAAGGGCCGGATTCCCGATCGAGGAAATCGCCTCTGCCACAGCCAGGGTGCTCGATCCTGAGCTGTCGATTCTGGCCATCGCAGGCGATCCCAGGGCAGAGCGACAGGGCGACTTGGTTTATTTACCGGATAAACGCCCCCGTTCGGTCGAGTTAACGTCTCCGCTGGCCGAATCGATGGTCCGGACGGTCGTGCAGGCCGGCTTGGCCGGCCTCTCCAACCGGGAGCTGGCCGACGCCACCGCGCGGCCTCTGGATCCCAGGCTGTTCGAAAAAACGCTCGAGGGGTTGGTTCGGGAAAGGAAGATCCTGAAGGTCAAGGAGCTCTACTTCGATCCGGGTTCCGTGGACGCGCTGAAGGGGCGCCTGATCGACTACCTTGCGTCCCACGGGGAAATCACCGTCCCGGAGTTCAAGGAGATGGCCGGCCTGTCCCGGAAATATGTCATCCCACTGATCGAGCATTTCGACCTGACCAAGGTGACCTTGCGGGTAGGAGACAAGCGGGTCCTTCGCAAAACAGGTAACGGCTAGATTACACCTTCTTCTTTCCCCCGGATGGCGAGGGCATAAAGCGCCCCGGACCCGAAGCCGGCCAGACTCCCCCAGATCGAAAGCGGGAACGGGTTGAGGAATCCGCGCACCCACCCTCCAAGTCCCCCCATCCCGTAGTCATTGACGAGCAGGGCCACGATCCAGATGCAGGCAAACAGGTAGGCCGGCACGCTCATGACGCGCCCCATGCCGTACATCCGGATCGGGACGTTCGGAAAAAAGACCAGGTAAGAGCCCAACACCCCCGCAACGGCACCTGCCGATCCGAGCGCCGAGGGGGCTCCGACCCGCCCCAGTACCAAGTGCACGATTCCCGCCGATATCCCCGAAAGCGCAAAGCACCCCAGGAATGGCCATATCCCCAGCCGTTCTTCCAGTTGCGGTCCCAGAATCGCGAGGAACAGGCCGCCGCCCAAGAGTGGCAGAAGCGCGCCAGGCAGGAAGGCGTAGGCCAACAAGCTCCAGTACGCCCCGGGGACGAACCCCGCTCCCGAAATCAACGAGACTCGGGCATCCACCCATCGAACGGACTCCCCGCCGAGATGCGAAAACAGGTATAGCATGAAGGGCAACAGGATGAGCGCTCCGGTCGCCAGCGGGAAGGAGCGCGTTCCGCGAATTCCCGCCGATAGCGGAACCACGATTGGGAGAGGGATCTGCAGCGCCCCGTATCGATACGGAATCCTGCCGCCCACGCTTCCGAAGTCGAACCGCTTTCGGACCTCGTCTGCCATCGACGCGCCCAG encodes the following:
- a CDS encoding Smr/MutS family protein, which codes for MKAMDDSFIDDGVPHRMPIEDVIDLHPFRPSEVVSVVEEYLEAAIAAGFHQVRLIHGKGKGIQRQAIAALLARHPMVESYTVAPPEAGGWGATVAWLRKAEMPARPVVAPKGCLKVLFLCTANACRSQMAEGWARALKSDGIEAHSAGVAPCYLHPTAVRVMQEAGVDITHQYSKHVDDLDEKSFDFVITLCDYADAQCPVFPGHGVRIHHPFEDPVRVRGSEDEVLAAFRETRDRIRAFVEGMPGNLVTLSRRSPSKTSR
- the selB gene encoding selenocysteine-specific translation elongation factor, giving the protein MSRRVIIGTAGHIDHGKSALVRALTGVDPDRLKEEKARGITIELGFAHMLLPSGTLAGIVDVPGHERFVRTMVAGAAGIDIVLLVIGVDEGVKPQTREHLDICRLLSIRHGIVVLNKRDRVDDEWAQLQEEEVRAFVRGTFLEDAPVLHVSALTGQGIPELAAAIDRLAATIPGKDPLLPFRLPIDRSFTIKGFGTVVTGTVTGGSIRTGEEVSIQPGGPTARIRGLQVHGTPAEQAEAGNRAAVNLQGIDRENAPRGAVLCRPGDFQPTRSVEAKIEYLQLAARPMKSRERVTFHSGTASTPGRVFLYGRTELPPGESSVARIDFSDPFILMGGDRFILRGFAPLENFGYTLGGGVVLHPHPPRRRGAGRSIPLALNGLGSTDSTERILAALSDASLDGTDERRLCAVAGVSNPVARKTLDRLVASGQVVRLKQANGYRFWHHVAVLEIRSLLLEALSGLHERFPERAGFPIEEIASATARVLDPELSILAIAGDPRAERQGDLVYLPDKRPRSVELTSPLAESMVRTVVQAGLAGLSNRELADATARPLDPRLFEKTLEGLVRERKILKVKELYFDPGSVDALKGRLIDYLASHGEITVPEFKEMAGLSRKYVIPLIEHFDLTKVTLRVGDKRVLRKTGNG
- a CDS encoding rhomboid family intramembrane serine protease; translated protein: MTHDPTMRCPICRISSMEKIVSGGKEVDGCTTCGAFWFDLGEISELTEGRITPTAVDPSPEAKLPSVADGRDRAETRPMARMHRLAATLMCPRCGRALSALDFQATGVPVVFCRDCSGILVPSASAVKLAERFRFIRDHAQLYADLGASMADEVRKRFDFGSVGGRIPYRYGALQIPLPIVVPLSAGIRGTRSFPLATGALILLPFMLYLFSHLGGESVRWVDARVSLISGAGFVPGAYWSLLAYAFLPGALLPLLGGGLFLAILGPQLEERLGIWPFLGCFALSGISAGIVHLVLGRVGAPSALGSAGAVAGVLGSYLVFFPNVPIRMYGMGRVMSVPAYLFACIWIVALLVNDYGMGGLGGWVRGFLNPFPLSIWGSLAGFGSGALYALAIRGKEEGVI